A region of Oxyura jamaicensis isolate SHBP4307 breed ruddy duck chromosome 9, BPBGC_Ojam_1.0, whole genome shotgun sequence DNA encodes the following proteins:
- the CLDN16 gene encoding claudin-16 isoform X2: MKPIPWRPRDLTRTVSTKCRGLWWECVTNVFDGIQTCDEYDSIFAEHPVKLVLTRAMMITADILAGFGFLFLVLGLDCVKFLPDEPLIKLRICLVSGVTLLIAGLPGITGSVWYAIDVYVERSSLVFHNVFLGIQYKFGWSCWLGMAGSLGCFLSGALLTCCMYLFRETSSGRLHSAYSLRKGYSSAGTVVTNVHLPSSQTATAKMYAVDTRV, from the exons GTGAGTACAAAATGCCGTGGCCTGTGGTGGGAATGTGTCACAAATGTTTTTGATGGGATCCAAACTTGCGATGAGTACGACTCCATCTTCGCTGAGCACCCTG TGAAGCTGGTGCTGACCCGAGCCATGATGATCACAGCAGATATCCTGGCAGGATTTGGATTTCTCTTCCTTGTCCTGGGACTCGATTGTGTGAAATTCCTCCCAGACGAGCCACTCATCAAGCTGCGCATCTGCCTGGTGTCTGGAGTTACCTTGCTCATCGCAG GTCTCCCAGGCATTACTGGCTCGGTGTGGTACGCCATTGACGTCTACGTGGAACGCTCCTCTCTGGTCTTCCACAACGTGTTTCTGGGCATCCAGTACAAGTTTGGCTGGTCCTGCTGGCTCGGCATGGCGGGGTCGCTTGGCTGTTTCTTGTCCGGGGCCCTGCTCACCTGCTGCATGTACCTCTTCAGAG AGACCAGCTCTGGAAGGCTTCACTCTGCTTACTCCTTGAGGAAAGGCTACTCCTCAGCTGGGACAGTTGTAACCAATGTGCACTTGCCGTCCTCACAAACAGCTACTGCCAAAATGTATGCCGTGGACACGAGAGTGTGA
- the TMEM207 gene encoding transmembrane protein 207 isoform X2 produces MQRPRALCFTSWITEAGVLCFTFFQLAGSESDCEPGERCIGKGDENFSSWFLMLFFLALLLSCGICCCLQCWLKRRSCLPHPRTLAVFALSSSDAFYASEAPQCPFSRSPSTCVNMEMSSPPAPRFSLGGDELPPSYEDIMKENKL; encoded by the exons ATGCAGAGACCCAGGGCTTTGTGTTTCACTTCATGGATCACAGAAGCCGGGGTCCTCTGTTTTACCTTCTTCCAG TTAGCAGGCTCCGAGTCCGACTGTGAGCCTGGTGAGAG GTGCATTGGGAAGGGTGATGAAAACTTTAGCAGCTG GTTCCTGATGTTGTTTTTCCTGGCCTTGCTCCTGTCCTGCGggatctgctgctgcctgcagtgctggctgAAGCGCCGGAGCTGCCTCCCTCACCCACGCACCCTGGCCGTCTTCGCGCTCAGCAGCTCAGATGCTTTCTACG CGAGTGAAGCCCCTCAGTGCCCTTTCTCCAGATCTCCGAGCACCTGTGTGAACATGGAGATgtcttctcctcctgccccacggTTCAGCCTTGGGGGAGATGAGTTACCTCCATCCTATGAAGATatcatgaaggaaaacaagctcTAG
- the TMEM207 gene encoding transmembrane protein 207 isoform X1: MQRPRALCFTSWITEAGVLCFTFFQLAGSESDCEPGERCIGKGDENFSSWYVWFLMLFFLALLLSCGICCCLQCWLKRRSCLPHPRTLAVFALSSSDAFYASEAPQCPFSRSPSTCVNMEMSSPPAPRFSLGGDELPPSYEDIMKENKL; the protein is encoded by the exons ATGCAGAGACCCAGGGCTTTGTGTTTCACTTCATGGATCACAGAAGCCGGGGTCCTCTGTTTTACCTTCTTCCAG TTAGCAGGCTCCGAGTCCGACTGTGAGCCTGGTGAGAG GTGCATTGGGAAGGGTGATGAAAACTTTAGCAGCTGGTATGTGTG GTTCCTGATGTTGTTTTTCCTGGCCTTGCTCCTGTCCTGCGggatctgctgctgcctgcagtgctggctgAAGCGCCGGAGCTGCCTCCCTCACCCACGCACCCTGGCCGTCTTCGCGCTCAGCAGCTCAGATGCTTTCTACG CGAGTGAAGCCCCTCAGTGCCCTTTCTCCAGATCTCCGAGCACCTGTGTGAACATGGAGATgtcttctcctcctgccccacggTTCAGCCTTGGGGGAGATGAGTTACCTCCATCCTATGAAGATatcatgaaggaaaacaagctcTAG
- the CLDN16 gene encoding claudin-16 isoform X1, whose amino-acid sequence MPLDELQPSGMRFFLQYAGCFFAFFSTGFLIVSTWTDCWMVNADDSLEVSTKCRGLWWECVTNVFDGIQTCDEYDSIFAEHPVKLVLTRAMMITADILAGFGFLFLVLGLDCVKFLPDEPLIKLRICLVSGVTLLIAGLPGITGSVWYAIDVYVERSSLVFHNVFLGIQYKFGWSCWLGMAGSLGCFLSGALLTCCMYLFRETSSGRLHSAYSLRKGYSSAGTVVTNVHLPSSQTATAKMYAVDTRV is encoded by the exons ATGCCGCTGGATGAGCTGCAGCCTTCTGGGATGAGGTTTTTCCTCCAGTATGCTggctgtttttttgcttttttctctacTGGGTTTTTGATAGTATCTACCTGGACAGACTGCTGGATGGTGAATGCTGACGATTCCCTGGAG GTGAGTACAAAATGCCGTGGCCTGTGGTGGGAATGTGTCACAAATGTTTTTGATGGGATCCAAACTTGCGATGAGTACGACTCCATCTTCGCTGAGCACCCTG TGAAGCTGGTGCTGACCCGAGCCATGATGATCACAGCAGATATCCTGGCAGGATTTGGATTTCTCTTCCTTGTCCTGGGACTCGATTGTGTGAAATTCCTCCCAGACGAGCCACTCATCAAGCTGCGCATCTGCCTGGTGTCTGGAGTTACCTTGCTCATCGCAG GTCTCCCAGGCATTACTGGCTCGGTGTGGTACGCCATTGACGTCTACGTGGAACGCTCCTCTCTGGTCTTCCACAACGTGTTTCTGGGCATCCAGTACAAGTTTGGCTGGTCCTGCTGGCTCGGCATGGCGGGGTCGCTTGGCTGTTTCTTGTCCGGGGCCCTGCTCACCTGCTGCATGTACCTCTTCAGAG AGACCAGCTCTGGAAGGCTTCACTCTGCTTACTCCTTGAGGAAAGGCTACTCCTCAGCTGGGACAGTTGTAACCAATGTGCACTTGCCGTCCTCACAAACAGCTACTGCCAAAATGTATGCCGTGGACACGAGAGTGTGA